One Carassius gibelio isolate Cgi1373 ecotype wild population from Czech Republic chromosome A20, carGib1.2-hapl.c, whole genome shotgun sequence DNA segment encodes these proteins:
- the LOC127938153 gene encoding CD109 antigen-like, translating into MEWLQVFGVLGCLLLCSGTLTSPSPAQNPSYLISVSEVLRCGVPTTLSVTVLAEYPIKVTVELIHGHSSVAQTESTVPAGSTRLLALPPVFSDAMSYVHPYQLNVKGFVGANQVFSNSTTMVFSSKCMSIFIQTDKNNYQPGQTVKFRVVSVTPEGKPSKGQIDIFIRDPKGNMIRQWLSVDGFLGVVSKELNLSQNPPLGPWKIVAGSNDVVQEREFTVDYYALPKFEVNVDVPSVLHYEDTLSGTVTAKYFYGKPVRGMMSVTYFHFFNGLNKHYQLKETIDGSAAITFDVPYSKRLGDHTYSYYDGYGPSEYVDISVNVTDVTGLTYNSSARVSIVMNKYTLEFLQRPQIIKPSMTFTAQLKLSTYDSRPLTAEEQRRSVQLEVTQSESSPWTWTWNNNESMAPRMLNNTPTFTFSSISDIPVEDMNLPVTADGVMSFQIHLSDSIATLDIQARFKDAVQGLQLYRSYSSPSSSYIQLHRDSEPQVGQPLYLTLENNFNLAEFHYLVMSRGRVLDAGTVHSSSFSLNTDHSWTPEACVVVYHTLPDGEIVNDALQVTFTQVLQNTVSVSWSQDHAEPADSVSLSVSLSEAGSLLGILVVDKAALDSSKDNGITEKTVLEEFLSYSREMSHTDYSSMKMGDPYSIFTMCGVTVLTDATLNQEIDQFIPAFRTEDYLNQLNSEALQEPRKRKDFPETWIWLDANVSNSVSDSFQFTVPDSLTSWVAFAIVMSENLGLGISAPAELTVFRDFFVLLNLPAFLIRGELLLLEVNLFNYMDVDLEVMVVVAESSMFEFVSPDNGGFSLDNVRKASVLSNNITTLLFPIRATALGEIPISVKATSIYSSDWVYKTVLVKPEGLEQSFTQTLFLEFQLKQKTLSRTMSFSFPPNVVPDSQRASVSAVGDILGPSINNLDSLIEMPYGCGEQNMIHFAPNIYVLQYMRSTKQSDEQTRNKALSYMMDAYERELSYQRVDGSFSAFGDSDDSGSTWLSAFVLRCFLQAQDFISIEPMVMNRTAYWLLVHQNADGSFNEPGRVIHTELQGGQDGPVSLTAYVLIALLEDAEYRNAYEGSISSGVSYLTSRLAQGISSNYSLSVVTYALSLANSTAAPSALTELLNRALVVDGVPTWRSPANVLYGSWQPSSSDIEMSAYVLLAMHRLQLMDEGFTLVKWLSKQRNHLGGYGSTQDTVMALHALSIYATYSSAESIDLSITVNRASGAAATFNIDRDNYLLQQSQDLPIEAVKEVDIEVVAEGKGFALFQLSVFYNVMNLRTSLRRRDIHTDEAFYLYIDVMDDRQFSVNLNICFRLRENQGLRQTGMAILDVGLLSGFSLAQNGVQLNDIVRRVETPSGRVILYLDTVTTEESCSKISTIREFKVTSVQDAVVMIYDYYEPRRRTVRSYTSETRRDMSVCSLCGPDCTQCEDQDIWMTDRTMSVNQHPLLTLSLTTALIILLSIYN; encoded by the exons GGACACAGCAGTGTGGCCCAAACAGAGAGCACTGTCCCAGCAG GCTCTACCAGACTGCTGGCTCTTCCGCCT GTCTTTTCTGATGCCATGAGTTACGTGCATCCATATCAGCTGAATGTCAAGGGGTTTGTTGGAGCTAATCAAGTGTTTTCTAACTCCACCACAATGGTCTTCAGCTCCAAGTGCATGTCCATCTTTATCCAGACGGACAAGAACAACTACCAACCAGGGCAGACGGTGAAATTTCGAGTTGTATCGGTTACACCTGAAGGAAAGCCATCCAAGGGTCAGATCGATATCTTCATCAGG GATCCCAAGGGGAATATGATTCGCCAGTGGCTGTCTGTCGATGGCTTTCTAGGGGTTGTTTCGAAAGAGCTGAACCTCTCTCAGAACCCGCCGCTCGGCCCGTGGAAAATTGTAGCTGGAAGCAAT GATGTTGTACAAGAGAGAGAGTTCACTGTGGACTACTATG CGCTGCCTAAATTCGAGGTGAACGTGGACGTCCCCTCCGTCCTGCATTATGAAGACACACTGTCCGGGACGGTCACAGCCAA ataCTTTTATGGGAAGCCTGTCCGTGGGATGATGTCTGTCACATATTTCCACTTTTTCAATGGGCTTAATAAGCATTACCAACTCAAAGAAACA ATCGACGGTTCTGCTGCTATCACGTTTGATGTGCCGTACTCCAAACGGTTAGGTGACCACACATACTCATATTATGATGGATATGGGCCCAGTGAATACGTGGACATTAGTGTGAATGTCACAGATGTTACAG GGTTAACCTACAACAGCAGCGCACGGGTTTCTATTGTGATGAATAAATACACCCTGGAGTTTCTGCAGCGTCCACAGATCATAAAACCCTCCATGACCTTCACTGCTCAG cTGAAGTTAAGCACCTATGACAGCCGGCCACTGACAGCTGAAGAGCAGAGAAGAAGTGTGCAGCTGGAGGTGACCCAGAGCGAGTCCAGCCCCTGGACGTGGACGTGGAACAACAATGAATCCATGGCACCTCGCATGCTGAACAACACACCAACATTCACCTTCTCTTCCATTTCCGATATTCCAGTCGAAGATATGAATCTTCCTGTTACTGCTGATGGCGTGATGTCTTTCCAGATTCACCTCTCTGACAGCATTGCCACACTCGATATACAG GCTCGGTTTAAAGATGCAGTCCAGGGTCTTCAGCTCTACAGGAGTTATTCTTCACCAAGCAGTTCCTACATACAGCTTCACAGAGACAGTGAGCCTCAG GTTGGACAGCCGCTGTATTTGACTTTGGAGAACAATTTTAATCTGGCAGAATTTCACTACCTT GTGATGTCCCGCGGTCGGGTGTTGGATGCTGGGACGGTACATTCATCCTCCTTCAGTCTGAACACGGATCACTCTTGGACCCCAGAGGCTTGTGTGGTGGTGTACCACACGCTTCCAGACGGAGAGATCGTGAATGATGCGCTGCAAGTTACTTTCACACAAGTCCTGCAAAACACA GTATCTGTGAGCTGGAGTCAGGATCACGCCGAACCAGCagattctgtctctctctccgtgTCTTTATCCGAGGCCGGATCTCTGCTGGGAATTCTGGTGGTGGACAAAGCAGCATTAGACTCCAGCAAAGACAATGGCATCACAGAGAAGACG gtgCTGGAGGAATTTCTGTCATATAGCAGAGAGATGAGCCATACGGATTACAGCAGCATGAAAATGGGAGATCCGTATTCCATATTCACG ATGTGCGGCGTCACGGTTCTGACTGATGCCACGCTGAATCAGGAAATTGATCAGTTTATACCTGCATTCC GGACGGAAGACTATCTGAATCAGCTGAACAGCGAGGCTCTTCAGGAACCAAGAAAGCGAAAAGATTTTCCTGAAACCTGGATCTGGCTGGATGCTAATGTGAG TAATTCTGTCTCGGATTCCTTCCAGTTCACAGTGCCGGACAGCTTGACCTCTTGGGTGGCCTTTGCCATCGTGATGTCAGAGAATCTGGGTTTGGGCATCAGCGCTCCTGCAGAG CTGACTGTGTTCCGAGATTTCTTTGTGTTACTGAATCTCCCGGCATTCCTGATCCGTGGAGAACTGCTACTGCTGGAAGTCAATTTATTCAACTATATGGATGTAGATTTGGAG GTGATGGTGGTGGTTGCAGAAAGTTCGATGTTTGAGTTTGTGTCACCAGACAATGGAGGATTTTCTTTGGACAACGTGAGGAAAGCCTCAGTGTTGAGTAACAACATCACAACACTTCTGTTCCCCATCAGAGCCACAGCGCTGGGAGAGATTCCCATCTCTGTCAAAGCCACGTCCATCTACTCTTCAGACTGGGTCTACAAGACGGTTCTTGTCAAG CCAGAGGGACTGGAGCAGTCGTTCACTCAAACCTTGTTTCTGGAGTTTCAACTGAAGCAGAAAACGCTGTCCAGGACAATGTCGTTTAGTTTTCCTCCAAATGTGGTTCCTGACAGTCAAAGGGCCAGTGTGTCTGCTGTGG GTGACATTCTTGGCCCGTCCATTAACAATCTAGACTCTCTCATTGAGATGCCTTATGGTTGTGGTGAGCAGAACATGATCCATTTTGCTCCGAATATTTATGTTCTCCAGTACATGAGAAGCACGAAGCAGAGCGATGAACAGACCAGAAACAAAGCTTTGAGCTACATGATGGATG CTTATGAACGTGAGCTTTCTTACCAAAGGGTTGATGGCTCCTTCAGTGCTTTTGGAGACAGTGATGATTCTGGCAGCACATg GCTGTCAGCGTTCGTGCTCAGGTGTTTCCTCCAGGCTCAGGACTTCATTTCCATTGAGCCGATGGTGATGAATAGGACAGCATATTGGCTGCTGGTTCATCAGAACGCTGACGGTTCGTTCAACGAGCCGGGTCGGGTCATCCACACAGAGCTCCAGGGAGGACAGGATGGGCCGGTGTCTCTCACAGCGTATGTCCTCATAGCGCTTCTGGAGGACGCTGAATACAGG AATGCATATGAAGGCAGCATCTCTTCTGGCGTGAGTTATCTGACGTCTCGACTGGCTCAGGGAATCTCCAGTAACTACAGTCTGTCTGTAGTCACCTATGCTCTGTCTCTGGCCAACAGCACCGCCGCTCCATCTGCCCTCACAGAGCTGTTGAACAGAGCTCTAGTTGTTG ATGGAGTGCCAACCTGGAGATCTCCAGCCAATGTCCTGTATGGTTCCTGGCAGCCAAGTTCATCAGATATTGAGATGTCGGCTTACGTACTGCTCGCCATGCACAGACTCCAGCTAATGGATGAAGGATTCACTCTGGTGAAGTGGCTCAGTAAGCAAAGAAACCATCTAGGGGGATACGGATCCACTCAG GATACAGTGATGGCGTTGCATGCGCTGTCGATCTACGCCACCTACAGCAGCGCAGAGTCCATAGATCTCAGCATCACTGTGAACCGTGCCTCCGGTGCTGCCGCCACATTCAACATAGACAGAGACAATTACCTGCTCCAACAGAGCCAAGACCTGCCC ATTGAAGCAGTAAAGGAGGTTGATATTGAGGTGGTGGCAGAGGGTAAAGGCTTTGCTCTTTTTCAG CTTAGTGTGTTCTACAACGTGATGAACCTGAGAACATCGCTCAGACGGCGGGACATTCACACGGACGAGGCCTTTTATTTGTATATAGATGTAATGGATGATCGGCAGTTCAGTGTAAACCTTAACATATGTTTCAG gctgagGGAGAACCAGGGCCTGAGACAGACGGGGATGGCCATACTGGACGTGGGTTTACTCTCGGGGTTCAGTTTGGCCCAGAACGGTGTCCAGCTAAATGATATAGTCAGACGAGTAGAGACACCATCAGGACGAGTTATACTTTATTTAGACACA GTGACCACAGAGGAAAGCTGTAGTAAAATATCCACCATCCGGGAATTTAAGGTGACCAGTGTCCAAGATGCTGTGGTCATGATTTACGATTACTATGAGCCCC GACGGAGGACAGTCCGGTCCTACACATCTGAGACAAGACGGGACATGTCAGTGTGCTCACTATGTGGGCCGGATTGCACTCAGTGTGAGGATCAAGACATCTGGATGACTGACCGGACGATGTCTGTTAACCAACATCCACTTCTAACTCTAAGTTTGACCACAGCTCTCATCATCCTTCTGTCAATCTAcaactag